Proteins from one Sylvia atricapilla isolate bSylAtr1 chromosome 1, bSylAtr1.pri, whole genome shotgun sequence genomic window:
- the CHCHD7 gene encoding coiled-coil-helix-coiled-coil-helix domain-containing protein 7, whose product MSRHAKKLRDHDINPCVAETDATTKCMNDNNYNKDLCTDYFLKYKDCRKFWHEIMMQRKRSGVKPEMPSAEERKKILESMGKPY is encoded by the exons ATGTCCAGGCATGCCAAAAAGCTTAGAGATCACGATATAAATCCATGTGTAGCG GAAACAGATGCCACTACAAAATGTATGAATGACAACAACTATAACAAGGATCTGTGTACTGATTATTTTTTGAAGTACAAAGACTGCCGAAAATTCTGG caTGAAATTATGATGCAAAGGAAGAGAAGTGGTGTGAAACCAGAGATGCcctcagcagaagaaagaaagaaaatcttggAATCCATGGGGAAGCCCTACTGA